The sequence below is a genomic window from Acidilobus saccharovorans 345-15.
GGAGCCCCCAGGCCAGCACAGCGAGCCAAATGTCGAGCGTGTCCACGAATAGAGGATCCGCCACGCTCCTTCCCCTTTCTCTAGTTAGAGATCACGATATTTAAGGTTTTCTCTAATGAGAGTACGTTCGTACCCCTATTGACCCTAAATAACGCGGGGCCGCTGAAGGCGATCCTTAGGCTTTGCCTCCCGAGGTCGCCGCGCTCTTTATCGCCTCAACTATGGGGTCCGTCACCTCGGGCCCGTAGCCCTCGCGGGGGTCCTCCAGCAGGGGCAGCTCAACCTTGCTCACGTAGCCCGTGAGCTCAAAGAGCTCCGAGGCCTTGGAGACCCACGGCTTGCCGTCCATTACTAGGATCTCCATGGCGTTCCTGTACCTCCTCCCGTCGACTATGTAGGCCTCGCCCGGCGACACCAGGACAACCAGGTCTGGGGCGGCCGAGGCTGAGGTGGGGGCTGCAACGTCGCTGTTAGACTCTATTACTACCACATCGCTTGACCTCTCCTCAAGAGCTATGCAGCTGTCGGCGGCCTCGTTGGCTGAGCCCATGAATATGCCCTCGGCGACCTGCTCATTTACCTGGACCGGGGGAGGCGTCAGGTATGAAACTATGTCCTGGACCTCCTGCTCAACGGGACGGGTGACCCTTGAGAGCGCGGCGGAGTTGACCAGGTGGACGCTGGAGCTGCCGCCGACGCAGCTTGTTATCCTGAGGAGGGCCGCCCTGGAGTACGGCTGTGAGAGCGAGGCCTCATACGCTGTCCTGCTGGGGTACTTCGACCTTGGCGTGGGGACCAGCAGGGCCCCGACGGGGTTCACTATCTCCACTGGGAGCCTCTCGCCCGACGCCTTGTACAGCACGTATCCGTCCTCCGTGGTTAGGATGTGAAGCCTGCGCGTGTATGCAGCCGCGTCTGGAGAGCCCCACAGGTCCGTGGCGCCCACCGGCTTTGAAGGCGCCGCAGTAAAGCCCTCCCGTATCAGCTGAGCTGTTAAGCTCGCCGCCAGCGTCGTCTTGCCTGAGTTCCTTGGCACTAGGCCTGCCACTAGCACCTTCAACTTCTGTCCCCGACTCGTGAAACAGTAAGCCTTTATCTCATATACGGCTTAGCCTCTGTCGTGGCCAGAGGGAGGCAAATGAAGGTGCTCCAGGTGGACGGCAGCATGGGAGAGGGAGGGGGCCAGGTGCTGAGGACGTCATTAGCCCTGGCGGCTGTCCTTGGGGTGCCGGTGAGGGTCTACAACATAAGGGTCAAGAGGTCAAGGCCTGGACTACAGCACCAGCACCTGGAGTCCGTCAAGGCCATAGAGGAGATGTCGCACGGCAAGGTTGAGGGCGCCAGGCTCGGCTCCACCGAGGTGACCCTTTACCCTGGCAAGATATCAGGGGGCGAGTACAGCTTTGACATAGGCACCGCGGGCAGCATAACGCTCCTGCTCCAGGCCATAATGCCGCTCATGGTCGCCGCCGAGGGCGAAGTCAAGGTCCGCGTCAGAGGGGGCACGGACGTGCCCAAGTCGCCCCCGATAGACTACTACCGCTTCGTCCTGAGGCCCCTCCTATCTAAGTTTAACGTAGAGCTAGACTTAGACCTCATCAGGAGGGGGCACTATCCAAGGGGTGGGGGCGAGGTCGTAGTTAAGGTTAGAAGGAACGGGGCCCTCAGGCCCGTTGACCTGGTGCGCGCGGGGAGGCTCATCAGGATCGAGGGCCTCAGCCACTGCGTCAGGCTCCCAGCGCACGTGGCCATAAGGCAGGCTAGGGCTGCGAGCGAGGCGCTCAGCGGCCTCGGGGTGCCAGTCAATATTGAAGCTGAGCATTACGAGGGCAGGCCAGACCCGCACCTGGGCCCCGGAAGCGGGATCGTGGTGTGGGCCCTCACGGAGAACTCCGTCCTGGGCGGCGACTCCCTTGGAGAGAAGGGCAAGCCCGCGGAGCGAGTTGGCAGGGAGGCGGCCACCTCACTGATGCAGGACCTCTTAACTGGGATGGCGCTGGACAGGCACTCCTCTGACATGCTTCTAATATACGCTGTCCTGGGCAGCGGGGTCAGCAGGCTGGGAGGAGCCTCGCTGACCTCCCACGCCAGCACGGTGGTGGAGCTAATCAAGATAATGGCCCCTGAGGCCTCGATATCAGTTGAGGGAAAGCCTGGGTCGCCCTTCACTGCAACAGTCAAGGGCCTGGGCCTCCTGTAGGCCGCATATAATCAGCCACCATGTAGTCCGTTAATGACGCTCAGCTGCTGTATATGAAGTATAACCCTGTATTTACGTGTATACATATTAGCATAAAAGTTAAAAACAAGATAGCTTACGACTACGGCGGTGTAAGTTATGGAAGCCCTTAGGAAAGTCCTTGCGGCTTTCACGCTAGCCCTAGTGGTAGCCGCCCTAGTAGCTCCCTTCACGTCGCTGGGACCCCGCGTCTCCCTGGCTCAAAGTGACGAAGTTTACTCTAACTTCACGGTGACGCCCACTGGCTACCTTACCGTTTACCTCTACGGAGTGCCCCCCTCATCTAAGGTGCTGCTCTGGTGGGGCGTAGAGCCGTACCCGCAGGGGCCGTGGAGTACGGTCAACGGCACCCCGGGGAACATGGAGACCCCAATGACTTACAACAGCTCGATAGGGGCCTTCCAGGCCACCGTGGGGCCGTTCAAGAATGGCACGTGGATAGGCTACGTCTTCAACGTGAACGGGAGCACCTGGCTAAACTACGACAACCACCCGTTCTGGAACTGGAACGTCATAATTAACCCGCCAGCTAACATAATAGGCTTCACCAGGGCCTGGGTGCTGCCGAACGGCTCCATAGTTATAACTACCATAGGAAGGCCGCCGGATACCCTGCTGCTGTGGTGGGGCCTCACAACCGGCCCGCAGACGGGCCTGCCCTGGTACAACACGGTTGGCAAGCCAGGAAATAACGTGAGCGTCATGCACTACAACCCTCTCTGGGGCAACTACACCGTGATGATAGGCCCCTTTGAGCCCGGCCAGTGGGTTCAGTGGGTCTATCATGACAACACCACTGGGGCCTGGATACACAACAGCAACGTGAGCTCCAGCGCGAACTTCGCAATACAGGACGTCTACACCCCTGTGCACGTCGTTGCCGCCTACTATAACGAGTACGTCTACCTTGTCGGGGAGCAGGCCAAGGTCAACGTTACAGTGCAGAACGAGGGCCCGGCCGCAAGCTACGACGTGGCCCTTGTCGTGGGAACTAAGGCAGTCTTCAACTCGACAGTTACAATACCGTCGGGAACAACTAACCTGACGTTCAGCTTCCCCATCAACTACCCGCAGGGCATCTATAACGTGTACTTCCTGGTAGGCACCTCAGGCCTGTGGCAGAACACGTCTCTGCCGCAGCTCTACGTGCTTAACACCACCGGCAAGAAGCCCATAAGCGTCGTGATAGTGTGGAACATGCACCAGCCTCTCTACATAGAGCCCAACGGCACCTGGGGCCAGCCGTGGGTTCAAATTCACACGGGCCAGGATATGGACTGGAACGGGCAGCTCGTGGGAGCCTACGAGCTGCAGGCGATGCTGCTCAACGAGTTCCCCAACCTAAACGTAACCATAGACTTCACGCCAGTGCTCCTCTACCAGTGGGAGGCCTTCCTGCACCAGTCGAGCCCCACCTTCACGACATCCGGCGTCAACGTAACCCATGACATTAACGCCACCGAGTACACGCTGAGCCTCTACAGAAAGCTAGTCAAGGAGGGCAGGCTCCAGGTGCTCACGGTGCCCTTCTACCACCCGCTCATGGCAATAGAATATGATAACGGCTGGTCCTCCGACCTGCTGGCACAGATACTCATGGGCAAGAACATGACCGAGTACGTCTTCGGTGTCGTGCCCAACGGCGCCTGGACCCCAGAGATGGCCTTCAACATGGGCCTGGTCTGGCTCTACAATGAGACGGGCATTAACGCCACCGTGCTGGACTACCAGGCCTTCGTTCAGATGGCGCCCGACCTAACGGTCGTGTCAGGAAGCCTTAACAACGGCCCCTACGGAGTCTACGTAGTTCAGAACTCCCTGGGCCAGAGGATCTACGTGCTGTTCAGGGACACTAACCTCTCTAACGAGTTCGCGTTCCTCTTCTTCCACCAGTCGCCGCAGCTGACGGAGCAGGAGCTGCTCCAGTACCTGGCCAAGGTCTACATGGAGCACCCAGGAGGTGTCGTAGTGGTTGCCCTTGACGGCGAGAACCCGATAATATTCAACCCGATGCCGCTCTCCGGCGAGGACCTCTATGCCATATATCAGGCCCTCTCAAACGCCGAGGGCCAGGGATGGCTTGTCACCCAGACAGTTGACCAGGCCATAGCAACCCACGGCGTGTCAGCCGTGCTGACAAACCTGCCGGAGGAGAGCTGGGCCCTCAGCCTCAACAACTGGAACAACGGCTACATAGGCAAGGTGCTCATCTGGAGGAATGTGACTGAGGCCAGGGAGTACCTGGTGGCATTCTCAAACGTGCTCGGCATGCCCACGTCGCCCCTGGTGCCGCTCTCCTTTGCCCACGCGCCGAACGCCAGCACAGCGGCCTTCGAGGCCATGACCCATATGCCCGCCTATGTAAACGTCTCTGGCTACACTGAGGCCAACCCGCTTTACATGTACTATTCGCTGTGGAACTACCTCTACGTCAGCGAGGGCAGCGACTGGACGTGGCAGGCTGGGCCGCCCAACTATGGGCCGCAGTGGTTCTCCGTGCAGCCCATAATATATGACAGTGCCATAGTAAACTACGTCAAGTCCCAGCTCTCTGAGATAACTCCAAGCGGCGCCATACCGCTGCCTGGGCTGAAGGGAGTGACCGTGTTCATAAACGACAGCCTCGGCGCGCCGCTGCCTATAGCGTCCCACGTGATAGTTGTCGTGAGCAACGGCACCGCCAACGCGAGCGCTGAGGTAACGTTGTACCCTGGCGTTGACATAGCAATAGTTAAGGGCGTCTACTTCAGGCCCTCGTCGCCAGTCTCAGTCTATATCTACGCCCCGCTGAACGCATCGCAGCTGGGCTCCTACATAGTGCCCTTCAGCAAGTATGGGCTCCTGATCTCCAGCGGCACCTTCGGGCTCGGCAACGTAACGTTCAACGTTAACGCGGTGCACATAGCTAACGTGAACACCACGGCGCCTGAGACCACCCATCAGACACCGCAGCCCAGCGACTACAGCGTCTGGGTAGTCGTTACGTTGGTTATAGTCGCAGTTATAATAGCGGTCATAGCTGGATACCTTAGGCTCTAAGCTTGGCTAAAGCTCTGACCCCTTTAATCATTCTTCTTTTTCTCCCCTTTTCCCTGATTAAGCTCAGGACTCCGCTGGGCCACAAAACGCGTTTATTGTTAATTGGCCGCTGAAGAATTCCTAGGCGGGGACCTTGTCCGGGTTTGTAGGGCTAATAACTGACTTCGGGGATTCCGTCTATGACGGCATTGTGGAATCCGTCATAAAGTACGTGGATCCCTCCATAAACGTGATAAGAATTGATAACGAGGTTCCGCACTTCTCCGTGCTCGCTGGGAGCTACATAACGTACTCCTCATACAGGTGGCTGCCGCCGGGCTCCGTAATAATGATAGTAGTTGACCCCGGAGTTGGGACCAGCAGGAGGGCAGTAGTCATAAGAACCAACAACTACTACTTTGTAGCACCCGACAACGGAGTGGCCTATGAGGCCGCCGCAGAGGACGGCATAAGGGAGGCCTATGCAATAAACTACTCCAGGGTCCGCTCGCTGGCCGGCGTCAAGGCATTCAACTCCTGGCCGCTCTCATACACGTTCCACGGCAGGGACGTCTTCGCTCCAGCGGCGGCCCTCATAGCCAAGGGG
It includes:
- a CDS encoding alpha-amylase; protein product: MEALRKVLAAFTLALVVAALVAPFTSLGPRVSLAQSDEVYSNFTVTPTGYLTVYLYGVPPSSKVLLWWGVEPYPQGPWSTVNGTPGNMETPMTYNSSIGAFQATVGPFKNGTWIGYVFNVNGSTWLNYDNHPFWNWNVIINPPANIIGFTRAWVLPNGSIVITTIGRPPDTLLLWWGLTTGPQTGLPWYNTVGKPGNNVSVMHYNPLWGNYTVMIGPFEPGQWVQWVYHDNTTGAWIHNSNVSSSANFAIQDVYTPVHVVAAYYNEYVYLVGEQAKVNVTVQNEGPAASYDVALVVGTKAVFNSTVTIPSGTTNLTFSFPINYPQGIYNVYFLVGTSGLWQNTSLPQLYVLNTTGKKPISVVIVWNMHQPLYIEPNGTWGQPWVQIHTGQDMDWNGQLVGAYELQAMLLNEFPNLNVTIDFTPVLLYQWEAFLHQSSPTFTTSGVNVTHDINATEYTLSLYRKLVKEGRLQVLTVPFYHPLMAIEYDNGWSSDLLAQILMGKNMTEYVFGVVPNGAWTPEMAFNMGLVWLYNETGINATVLDYQAFVQMAPDLTVVSGSLNNGPYGVYVVQNSLGQRIYVLFRDTNLSNEFAFLFFHQSPQLTEQELLQYLAKVYMEHPGGVVVVALDGENPIIFNPMPLSGEDLYAIYQALSNAEGQGWLVTQTVDQAIATHGVSAVLTNLPEESWALSLNNWNNGYIGKVLIWRNVTEAREYLVAFSNVLGMPTSPLVPLSFAHAPNASTAAFEAMTHMPAYVNVSGYTEANPLYMYYSLWNYLYVSEGSDWTWQAGPPNYGPQWFSVQPIIYDSAIVNYVKSQLSEITPSGAIPLPGLKGVTVFINDSLGAPLPIASHVIVVVSNGTANASAEVTLYPGVDIAIVKGVYFRPSSPVSVYIYAPLNASQLGSYIVPFSKYGLLISSGTFGLGNVTFNVNAVHIANVNTTAPETTHQTPQPSDYSVWVVVTLVIVAVIIAVIAGYLRL
- a CDS encoding SAM hydrolase/SAM-dependent halogenase family protein, whose product is MSGFVGLITDFGDSVYDGIVESVIKYVDPSINVIRIDNEVPHFSVLAGSYITYSSYRWLPPGSVIMIVVDPGVGTSRRAVVIRTNNYYFVAPDNGVAYEAAAEDGIREAYAINYSRVRSLAGVKAFNSWPLSYTFHGRDVFAPAAALIAKGVPPSQFATPIPAGSLVSLRLRYSFRSEGVTRTRVVYIDKFGNVALGLTTREYRLPRGRLVVNVKGTQHLFTTGRTFADVRPGDAIAYINSFGFVELAINQGSAASKLNVNVGDEVSLIP
- the rtcA gene encoding RNA 3'-terminal phosphate cyclase; the encoded protein is MKVLQVDGSMGEGGGQVLRTSLALAAVLGVPVRVYNIRVKRSRPGLQHQHLESVKAIEEMSHGKVEGARLGSTEVTLYPGKISGGEYSFDIGTAGSITLLLQAIMPLMVAAEGEVKVRVRGGTDVPKSPPIDYYRFVLRPLLSKFNVELDLDLIRRGHYPRGGGEVVVKVRRNGALRPVDLVRAGRLIRIEGLSHCVRLPAHVAIRQARAASEALSGLGVPVNIEAEHYEGRPDPHLGPGSGIVVWALTENSVLGGDSLGEKGKPAERVGREAATSLMQDLLTGMALDRHSSDMLLIYAVLGSGVSRLGGASLTSHASTVVELIKIMAPEASISVEGKPGSPFTATVKGLGLL
- a CDS encoding P-loop ATPase/GTPase, which produces MKVLVAGLVPRNSGKTTLAASLTAQLIREGFTAAPSKPVGATDLWGSPDAAAYTRRLHILTTEDGYVLYKASGERLPVEIVNPVGALLVPTPRSKYPSRTAYEASLSQPYSRAALLRITSCVGGSSSVHLVNSAALSRVTRPVEQEVQDIVSYLTPPPVQVNEQVAEGIFMGSANEAADSCIALEERSSDVVVIESNSDVAAPTSASAAPDLVVLVSPGEAYIVDGRRYRNAMEILVMDGKPWVSKASELFELTGYVSKVELPLLEDPREGYGPEVTDPIVEAIKSAATSGGKA